One part of the Aestuariirhabdus haliotis genome encodes these proteins:
- a CDS encoding GspH/FimT family pseudopilin, which produces MNSSNIQFKAQQRGFNLVEVMVTITVLAILVTLAAPSYTTFIADQQIKATSKEIVRNIQYARSEAVSRNAVITMGRTPGSANKAWEGGWQIYVDATPTGNSAFAAATDTMLRTVVRQAEGVTLSADNNANNWVSFRRDGRLLETAGINNVVFAVCDGRGTDSGRAITINSIGRAQITDNPASCNP; this is translated from the coding sequence ATGAACAGCAGTAACATTCAATTCAAGGCACAACAGCGGGGTTTTAATCTTGTTGAGGTGATGGTCACGATAACGGTACTGGCTATTTTAGTAACCCTCGCCGCCCCCTCGTATACCACCTTTATTGCCGATCAACAAATTAAAGCAACCTCGAAAGAAATCGTTCGGAACATTCAATACGCTCGCAGTGAAGCAGTTAGTCGCAATGCCGTAATAACTATGGGCAGGACGCCAGGCAGTGCTAACAAAGCCTGGGAGGGCGGCTGGCAGATCTATGTAGATGCAACACCCACAGGAAACAGCGCCTTTGCTGCCGCAACAGACACAATGCTACGCACAGTAGTAAGACAAGCCGAAGGAGTGACTTTAAGCGCTGACAATAACGCTAATAATTGGGTCAGTTTTAGGCGTGACGGACGCCTACTTGAGACTGCTGGCATAAACAATGTCGTGTTTGCTGTCTGTGATGGTCGAGGCACTGATAGTGGCAGAGCAATCACTATAAATAGTATCGGTCGCGCACAGATAACCGACAACCCTGCCAGCTGCAACCCTTAG
- a CDS encoding type IV pilin protein, whose translation MVVKQQGFSLIELMIVVGIIAIIAAVAIPSYQNSVLKSHRAEAKAALTDIASVQERIFTENRTYVNNAGRVRFDLDASFDTENGYYRITIANTNCTVSVTDAFVDYDGDGTDDSDNLLTCFTATATARGSQADDLECASFSITEDGTRTALDSSGNNSPNCW comes from the coding sequence GTGGTAGTAAAACAACAAGGCTTTAGTTTGATAGAGCTGATGATAGTGGTAGGGATAATTGCAATTATCGCAGCTGTTGCTATCCCGTCATATCAAAATAGTGTTCTCAAAAGTCATCGAGCTGAGGCTAAGGCGGCGTTAACTGATATCGCATCGGTTCAGGAACGAATTTTTACCGAGAACCGTACTTATGTAAATAATGCGGGACGGGTACGTTTTGACTTGGACGCCAGTTTTGATACTGAAAATGGCTATTATCGAATTACTATTGCTAATACTAATTGTACGGTTTCTGTTACGGATGCGTTTGTTGATTATGATGGCGATGGTACCGATGATTCTGATAATCTTCTAACCTGTTTTACGGCGACTGCTACCGCGCGGGGATCACAGGCTGATGATTTGGAATGTGCTTCTTTTAGTATTACTGAGGATGGAACGAGAACGGCTTTAGACTCTTCAGGAAATAACTCTCCTAATTGTTGGTAA
- a CDS encoding pilus assembly PilX family protein — MQCTQGYTTSLVLKRQRGSVLIVSLLLLLAITILAVSGIQDSVLQEKMVRNQRLAAESFQAAEWGVRQGELFIWNINPDQPPQAYDNKQTGVTVWRLNADDIATKSSDNLTQTAGWWFDPAQGGVDSWWTTKAEDPTASYGSVFYTPRYVIEQQVCNDISGSGGLGSGQSKQWRCLYRITGNSMTVDADAYGPSAKVQSTFVKNYATN, encoded by the coding sequence ATGCAATGTACTCAAGGGTATACAACCTCACTTGTTTTAAAGCGACAGCGAGGCAGTGTCTTGATTGTCAGCTTGCTGTTGCTCTTAGCGATAACCATTTTGGCGGTCAGTGGCATTCAGGATTCTGTCTTGCAGGAGAAAATGGTGAGAAACCAGCGCTTGGCAGCAGAGAGTTTTCAGGCTGCTGAATGGGGGGTGCGCCAGGGCGAACTCTTTATCTGGAATATCAACCCTGATCAACCTCCACAAGCGTATGACAATAAGCAAACGGGTGTCACAGTATGGCGCTTGAATGCTGATGATATTGCCACTAAGTCCAGTGATAACCTAACGCAAACCGCTGGTTGGTGGTTTGATCCTGCACAAGGAGGCGTGGACTCCTGGTGGACGACTAAGGCAGAAGATCCGACTGCTTCATACGGTTCGGTTTTTTACACTCCCCGTTATGTAATCGAACAACAGGTTTGTAACGACATCAGTGGCAGTGGTGGTTTGGGCTCCGGACAATCCAAACAGTGGCGATGCCTCTATCGGATAACGGGCAATAGTATGACAGTGGACGCGGATGCCTATGGGCCCTCGGCTAAGGTGCAATCCACCTTTGTTAAAAATTACGCAACCAATTGA
- a CDS encoding PilW family protein produces MKAFNIMNRGVRGYSLVELLIAMALGLFLILGVAQIFIGTSNSSRGQTALAEVHESARYALHFLRQDLEIAGDKGCIMGNVGLVNKLNDANNTATNFWWNFSEEVNNWVLMRGIEGFEYDAGTNDWDRTPDARITDRLANSDILVVRGATGIAIPVKGSAGVNGNLDLHDNIHTLEKDDIVVATYDCLNSAIWQITNDPAGGTSVEYNACTATANTPCNNSLNTQMELDPAPSNDIYPELRKLSTRVYYVRENGSNVPSLYRVTNTDSAPQELVEGVERLNITYGVNSNNNEWETVKEYLAADEIEANGGDWGQVTSARIEMLVRSTMPNSASGRQNLRFDGQNVPFNDGFLRSTFELTVNLRGR; encoded by the coding sequence ATGAAGGCATTCAATATCATGAATCGTGGTGTGCGTGGGTATTCGTTGGTAGAACTCTTGATCGCTATGGCATTGGGGTTGTTTCTTATACTTGGTGTCGCTCAGATTTTTATTGGCACCAGCAATTCCAGTCGTGGTCAAACGGCTTTGGCTGAAGTTCATGAATCGGCACGCTATGCTCTTCATTTCTTGCGCCAAGATCTGGAAATTGCCGGTGATAAAGGCTGTATTATGGGTAACGTTGGTTTGGTGAATAAGCTAAACGATGCCAATAATACGGCCACAAATTTCTGGTGGAACTTTAGTGAGGAAGTGAATAACTGGGTTCTGATGCGAGGCATTGAAGGTTTTGAATATGACGCGGGAACTAATGATTGGGATAGAACCCCCGATGCTCGTATTACCGATCGGCTAGCCAATAGCGATATTTTAGTGGTCCGCGGTGCAACGGGTATAGCCATTCCGGTTAAAGGTTCGGCGGGTGTAAATGGAAACTTGGATCTTCATGACAATATCCACACACTAGAAAAAGACGATATCGTTGTTGCTACCTACGACTGTTTGAATTCGGCTATTTGGCAGATCACTAATGACCCTGCTGGTGGTACAAGCGTTGAATACAATGCTTGCACAGCGACTGCTAACACCCCCTGTAATAATTCACTCAATACTCAGATGGAACTTGATCCTGCTCCCTCTAACGATATCTATCCTGAGCTGCGCAAGCTGTCTACCAGAGTCTATTACGTTCGGGAAAATGGTAGTAATGTGCCTTCGTTATACCGTGTGACAAACACCGATAGTGCACCGCAAGAGCTGGTCGAAGGGGTTGAACGGTTAAATATTACTTATGGCGTCAATAGTAATAACAATGAGTGGGAAACGGTTAAGGAATATTTAGCCGCCGACGAGATAGAAGCAAACGGTGGCGACTGGGGGCAGGTAACCAGTGCCCGTATCGAAATGCTCGTAAGAAGCACTATGCCTAATTCAGCGTCAGGTCGGCAAAATCTGCGCTTTGATGGCCAGAATGTACCTTTCAATGATGGCTTTTTGCGCAGCACGTTTGAATTGACCGTGAATTTAAGGGGGCGATAG
- a CDS encoding GspH/FimT family pseudopilin — protein sequence MKSKCRGASLIEILGVCTIMAVVASLSYPTLAGVIADQRMKTTVSQLRLIIKSARQLAVFEGTTVTLCPSADQISCSKEWSDPLIVFTDPNHNEQVDNDEILERQLELKPGEANLRWSSLQPYLQFNREGFTRATNGSLRYCPQDQTKTNSYRKLVISRSGRVRISQPERGLSNDRLNQDFGC from the coding sequence ATGAAATCAAAATGTCGAGGTGCCAGCCTGATAGAAATACTCGGCGTCTGCACAATTATGGCGGTCGTGGCGAGCCTCTCCTACCCGACGCTTGCCGGCGTAATAGCGGATCAACGCATGAAAACCACCGTAAGCCAGCTGCGCTTGATAATTAAAAGTGCACGTCAGCTGGCCGTATTTGAGGGTACAACCGTGACACTATGTCCCAGCGCCGACCAGATCAGCTGCAGTAAGGAGTGGTCTGACCCATTGATTGTTTTCACTGACCCTAACCACAATGAACAAGTCGACAATGACGAGATATTAGAACGGCAGCTGGAGCTAAAGCCAGGGGAGGCAAACCTTCGCTGGAGTTCATTACAACCCTATTTGCAATTTAATAGGGAAGGATTTACCAGGGCCACCAATGGCAGCTTACGCTATTGCCCTCAGGATCAAACCAAAACCAATAGCTACCGTAAGCTGGTGATATCTCGCTCAGGTCGTGTAAGAATTTCACAGCCTGAGCGAGGCCTATCTAACGATCGATTAAATCAAGACTTTGGCTGTTAG
- the pilV gene encoding type IV pilus modification protein PilV: protein MKTTISQYDMPSGRGGNSMLQSQRGVGLLEVLIALVVISIGLLGMAGLQARAVKAERDSFNQTMAMVYADYIMERVRANAEDPMTSTFPYEDGDAVIPNNPNTNCDLLASNCTVAQRATQDIYEWQQQVALNLPNANAVICRDTDPFDGTASVSAAGVTTLDAQCDGVGPNYAVKIFWINNYTTGAADKSRLVMEFVP from the coding sequence ATGAAAACAACTATCAGTCAATATGATATGCCGTCAGGAAGGGGGGGCAACTCAATGTTGCAGTCCCAGCGAGGTGTGGGCCTGCTCGAAGTATTGATCGCGCTGGTGGTAATCAGTATCGGTCTGCTCGGAATGGCTGGCTTGCAGGCGCGAGCGGTCAAGGCTGAGAGGGACTCGTTCAATCAGACTATGGCAATGGTATACGCTGATTATATTATGGAACGAGTGAGAGCTAATGCAGAAGACCCTATGACGTCGACTTTTCCCTATGAGGATGGAGATGCTGTTATACCCAATAATCCGAATACTAACTGTGATCTTTTAGCGTCCAATTGTACGGTCGCTCAGCGTGCAACCCAGGATATCTATGAGTGGCAACAACAGGTAGCGCTAAATTTGCCCAATGCCAACGCGGTGATATGCAGAGATACAGATCCATTTGATGGTACAGCCAGTGTAAGTGCCGCAGGTGTGACGACGCTGGATGCTCAATGTGATGGTGTGGGTCCAAACTATGCGGTTAAAATTTTCTGGATAAATAACTATACGACTGGTGCTGCGGATAAAAGTCGCCTGGTTATGGAGTTTGTACCATGA
- the thiO gene encoding glycine oxidase ThiO, giving the protein MSDTLIIGAGVIGLMLARALAIKGQRVTLLDRQSFGRASSWAGGGIVSPLYPWRYQDAVTQLASWSQGQYPKLSRELREQTGVDPEFDQQGLLLLDINDESEALSWSARYERELTRVDSQRLCELEPQLQGSNRNGLWMPEVGSIRNPRLLQALIRWVRQSSRVTSLENSGEIRLRVHKGKIEGVGSANYGKLSAGKVVVAAGAWSGPILNSVGVDLPVVPVRGQMLLYKAQPGLIKRITLVGNRYVIPRRDGRILVGSSLEYEGYNAYPTIEQRYSLERTAQEIIPALADYPVEKHWAGLRPGSSQGVPFIGEVTNTKGLYVSAGHFRNGLVLAPASTHLLACQITGERCDLDPMPYCVP; this is encoded by the coding sequence GTGAGCGATACATTGATCATTGGCGCCGGCGTGATCGGTTTGATGTTGGCCAGGGCTTTGGCGATCAAGGGACAACGAGTGACCTTGCTGGACCGACAAAGCTTCGGACGAGCATCAAGCTGGGCGGGCGGTGGTATCGTTTCGCCGCTTTATCCCTGGCGCTATCAGGATGCTGTCACGCAACTGGCTAGCTGGTCTCAGGGGCAGTACCCAAAGCTCAGTCGGGAGCTACGTGAACAAACAGGAGTCGATCCAGAGTTCGATCAGCAAGGCCTGCTTCTGCTGGATATTAATGATGAATCAGAAGCTCTTAGCTGGTCTGCACGATATGAGCGAGAACTGACTCGGGTTGATAGTCAACGGTTGTGTGAGCTGGAGCCGCAGCTGCAAGGCAGTAATCGTAACGGACTCTGGATGCCCGAGGTTGGCAGTATTCGTAACCCCCGTTTGTTACAGGCACTGATACGTTGGGTTCGACAGTCATCACGAGTGACTAGTCTGGAAAACAGCGGAGAGATCCGCCTTAGGGTGCACAAGGGAAAAATTGAAGGTGTTGGCTCTGCGAACTACGGGAAACTCAGTGCTGGTAAGGTAGTCGTTGCCGCAGGTGCCTGGAGCGGGCCGATTCTGAATTCTGTGGGAGTAGATCTGCCCGTCGTGCCGGTGCGTGGCCAGATGCTGCTGTATAAAGCTCAACCGGGTTTGATCAAACGAATAACTTTAGTCGGTAACCGCTATGTTATCCCACGCCGAGATGGCCGAATTCTTGTAGGAAGTAGCCTCGAATATGAGGGTTATAATGCCTACCCAACGATAGAACAACGCTACAGTCTTGAGCGTACTGCACAAGAAATTATTCCAGCGTTAGCGGATTATCCGGTTGAGAAACACTGGGCGGGGCTTAGGCCAGGATCGTCACAGGGAGTTCCTTTTATTGGAGAGGTTACAAACACAAAGGGGCTCTACGTGAGCGCCGGACATTTTCGAAATGGCTTGGTATTGGCGCCTGCGTCTACTCATCTTCTGGCTTGCCAGATAACCGGAGAGCGTTGTGACCTTGATCCGATGCCCTATTGTGTGCCGTGA
- a CDS encoding sigma-54-dependent transcriptional regulator, whose protein sequence is MSHTTALIVDDEPDIRELLEITLGRMDLETQSAANLKDAKDLLKQHHFDLCLTDMQLPDGNGIELVKHMQKHHSDIPVAMITAFGSMDTAIKALKAGAFDFVSKPVELSRLRDLVATALKLDNSNTPDSEPGASPLLGESPSIAQLQTRIRKLARSQAPVYISGESGSGKELVARQIHEQGPRSDSPFVPVNCGAIPSELMESEFFGHIKGSFTGAVASKAGLFQAADGGTLFLDEVADLPLQMQVKLLRAIQEKSVRPVGSEQEIPVNVRILSATHKDLAQLVQDQLFRQDLFYRINVIELKVPSLRERPDDIPMLAKKILKQLAEECETPPPRVSEEAINSLLHYPFPGNVRELENVLERAFTLCEDDSIEVDDLQLMPTESFKGAEPKLPLGGVESLEEFLESIERDAIIQALENTRGNKTAAAKRLGISFRALRYRLKKLDLE, encoded by the coding sequence ATGAGCCACACTACCGCACTAATTGTTGATGACGAGCCCGATATCCGCGAGCTGCTGGAGATCACTCTGGGCCGTATGGATCTTGAAACCCAATCAGCCGCCAACCTTAAAGATGCCAAGGATCTGCTCAAGCAACATCACTTTGATCTTTGTCTCACCGACATGCAATTACCCGACGGCAACGGTATCGAGCTGGTCAAGCATATGCAGAAACACCACAGCGATATCCCTGTTGCCATGATCACCGCTTTTGGCAGCATGGATACCGCTATTAAGGCGCTCAAAGCCGGTGCGTTCGACTTTGTTTCCAAACCCGTGGAATTAAGTCGGCTGCGAGATCTGGTAGCAACGGCGCTCAAACTTGATAACAGCAACACACCGGATAGCGAACCCGGCGCTTCCCCGTTACTGGGAGAGTCTCCCAGCATCGCCCAATTACAGACCCGCATTCGTAAATTGGCCCGAAGCCAGGCACCGGTCTATATCAGCGGCGAGTCGGGCAGCGGTAAAGAGCTGGTTGCTCGCCAAATCCATGAACAGGGTCCTCGTTCCGACTCCCCTTTCGTTCCGGTTAACTGCGGTGCCATCCCTTCGGAATTAATGGAAAGCGAATTCTTTGGCCATATAAAAGGTAGCTTTACCGGCGCGGTAGCATCGAAAGCCGGCTTGTTTCAAGCCGCGGATGGCGGCACCTTGTTCCTGGATGAGGTGGCCGATCTTCCCTTACAAATGCAGGTTAAGCTACTACGGGCCATTCAGGAAAAATCCGTTCGTCCCGTGGGAAGCGAACAGGAGATTCCAGTGAATGTCCGCATACTGAGTGCAACGCACAAAGATCTGGCACAACTGGTACAGGATCAACTGTTTCGACAGGATCTCTTTTACCGCATCAATGTTATTGAACTTAAAGTACCCAGCCTGCGCGAACGCCCGGATGATATCCCCATGCTCGCCAAAAAGATCCTGAAACAGCTGGCCGAGGAGTGCGAGACCCCGCCTCCGCGTGTCAGCGAGGAAGCTATCAACTCGTTATTACATTACCCTTTTCCAGGCAATGTGCGAGAGCTGGAGAATGTACTTGAGCGCGCCTTCACCCTCTGCGAAGACGATAGTATTGAAGTGGATGATTTGCAGTTAATGCCCACCGAAAGCTTCAAAGGCGCCGAGCCCAAACTGCCTCTGGGAGGCGTGGAATCCCTAGAAGAATTTCTGGAATCCATCGAGCGAGATGCGATTATTCAGGCACTTGAGAACACCCGTGGCAACAAAACCGCTGCCGCGAAAAGGCTGGGGATCAGTTTTCGAGCGCTACGCTATCGACTAAAAAAGCTCGATCTCGAGTAA
- a CDS encoding pilus assembly protein: MKTAVIRIKKTLVMATTSAIVAMAGNTQADLSIAPTPLFLGVSPDPNVLFVVDDSGSMDWSVTTTAHFLQCAYYATSNSDNGHSTRRRNPYVGQYYRGTSCSNVTSYHYSFNNKLNKYNNRACNSNTTSGDTKSVTQGYCTGESSDNYSPTDKNHDWRPLSSDLNATYFDPGRKYLPWHGKANMEITKAKVDGDSTLTSNNGTRDLTGLSWAVWIDDKGWNENASDWPGHDIATMGANGWVDVWDNYVRYKIYKDGSIWKVERTPYTYNISGTGPYSASKGTVTQLVEGDDISGNDDLAGARREDGTLDMELLKTNVANWFTYHRKRQHVSKYAVGDVIIKQPDLRYGFHTINNRLTIDLPTADYKDDNSSYVKHNDNIIESYFEFRQGQYGTPLKSALSRAGRYYEGKKFNNNGKYDISEGMGSTEKTDRITSSCQANYTLLFTDGFYSEENTKYGDHDGDGSSDTLADIARYFYITDLRPDLDDNVGPVSADPADWQHMNTFTVAFGVSGLLQDTDSPEDGIANDPVSGKNLTVDSKAWGAKDIDQDSNNDPRKIDDLWHAAVNSYSQFISAKNPQELIDGINRALSEIVDRTGSAAAVAASTGSLNTDTHVYQAKFDSKRWSGSLVSLPFSDGTHTNTEGHPCSGKDPVTKKPLYPRGTLCPSEWDAATVLAGQNFSSGRAIITNVPSTNPAQGHAFKWSNLNATQQASLQNAMPSGADGAAYGEAIVNYLRGDRSNEDGKAGTYKFRLRSTPLGDIVHSSPQYVQAPINSYPNAVASKDYSSFRAANLDRQAVVYAGANDGMMHAFNADTGEELMAFIPNGAYNKLGKLAETDYSHEYLVDGSPTVVDVYFNSKNSWKTVLAAGMGGGGRSVFALDVTDPTKFSEANADSLFLWEYSNDDLGYTYSDPQLVKLNNGQWGAVFGNGYNSDNQKAMLFIINIETGVKIAIIDTSNDGDTNSSPNGLSTPNVVDVDGDSVADYVYAGDLQGNMWKFDLTDKDEKKWKVAITEGGKKAPLFQAINEKDEPRPIMAQPVVNTHPLGRQFGYMVYFGTGKYIGREDAIGGSSQPLEDFYGIADRKASGSFVHEKIEKSELLQQFLVEEAKNDFYSVTVKRDSSNKVIETPGKDSDGNDVVFVDVYNKDTKGYDRKSKTELVQEGVLYEEWYRHSTQKQINFYATNGLAQDKGWFMTLCAIPDLGPGGDANCFKSTTKDAELKSSYNNQSEKQTVRASFFDGVITFNTAIPSSDECSGGGDGWIMKVNATNGAQLNQSPYDFNRDGLFDSKDLIGLNAASGAKIDGIPTSSTRIGEHELTVSSDAQEGIDVKKTNVTSTPLGRYKWRRLLEE; the protein is encoded by the coding sequence ATGAAAACTGCAGTGATTCGTATTAAAAAAACGTTGGTTATGGCTACCACCAGCGCCATCGTTGCCATGGCCGGAAATACACAAGCGGATTTAAGTATAGCCCCCACGCCGCTGTTTCTGGGTGTGTCACCGGACCCTAATGTGTTGTTTGTGGTCGATGATTCGGGCTCTATGGACTGGAGTGTGACCACGACGGCTCACTTCCTGCAGTGCGCATATTATGCAACAAGTAACAGCGATAATGGTCACTCGACAAGGCGTCGGAATCCCTACGTGGGACAGTATTATCGGGGAACCAGCTGTTCGAACGTTACTAGTTATCATTACAGCTTTAACAACAAGTTGAATAAGTATAATAATCGAGCCTGTAATTCTAATACCACATCCGGTGATACCAAGAGCGTAACTCAAGGATATTGTACGGGGGAGTCTAGTGACAATTATAGCCCTACTGACAAAAATCATGACTGGCGCCCATTGAGCTCAGATCTTAACGCAACCTACTTTGATCCAGGTCGTAAATACCTGCCTTGGCACGGTAAAGCTAATATGGAAATCACCAAGGCTAAAGTGGATGGAGATTCCACTCTGACATCGAATAATGGCACGCGTGATTTGACAGGATTGAGCTGGGCCGTGTGGATAGATGATAAGGGTTGGAACGAAAACGCTTCTGATTGGCCTGGACATGATATTGCGACTATGGGAGCTAACGGTTGGGTTGATGTGTGGGATAATTATGTTCGTTATAAAATATATAAGGATGGTAGCATTTGGAAAGTAGAGCGAACTCCCTACACCTACAATATTAGTGGTACAGGCCCCTATTCGGCTTCCAAGGGCACAGTTACCCAGTTGGTGGAAGGCGATGATATCTCAGGTAATGATGATCTGGCTGGTGCACGTCGTGAAGATGGCACTCTGGATATGGAGCTTTTAAAAACCAATGTTGCCAACTGGTTTACTTATCATCGAAAGCGTCAGCATGTGAGCAAATACGCCGTAGGGGATGTGATTATCAAACAGCCGGATTTGCGTTATGGTTTTCACACCATTAATAATCGATTAACTATTGATCTACCGACTGCTGATTATAAAGATGATAATAGTAGCTATGTTAAACACAACGACAATATCATTGAATCTTATTTTGAGTTTCGGCAGGGCCAATACGGTACGCCGTTAAAATCGGCGTTGTCTCGAGCAGGGCGTTACTATGAAGGCAAAAAATTTAACAATAATGGCAAGTATGATATTAGCGAGGGTATGGGGTCGACAGAGAAAACAGACCGAATTACTAGCTCTTGTCAGGCGAACTATACACTGTTGTTTACCGATGGCTTTTACAGTGAAGAGAACACTAAGTATGGAGATCATGATGGCGACGGTTCATCAGATACCCTGGCCGATATCGCGCGTTACTTCTATATCACGGATTTGCGCCCGGATTTGGACGACAACGTAGGACCAGTTTCCGCGGATCCGGCTGACTGGCAGCATATGAACACCTTTACCGTTGCCTTTGGGGTGAGTGGTTTGTTGCAAGATACCGATAGCCCTGAAGACGGCATTGCTAATGATCCAGTATCAGGAAAGAACCTTACAGTGGACTCTAAGGCTTGGGGTGCTAAAGATATTGATCAAGATAGCAATAATGATCCGAGGAAAATAGACGATCTTTGGCACGCGGCGGTTAATAGCTACAGCCAATTTATTTCGGCCAAAAATCCTCAAGAATTGATCGACGGTATCAACAGAGCTTTATCGGAAATTGTAGACCGCACCGGCTCGGCTGCAGCCGTTGCCGCCAGTACCGGCTCTTTGAATACCGATACCCATGTTTATCAGGCCAAGTTTGATTCAAAACGCTGGAGTGGCTCTTTGGTCTCTTTGCCATTTTCCGATGGTACTCATACCAATACCGAGGGACACCCTTGTTCTGGGAAAGATCCGGTAACCAAAAAACCCCTCTATCCACGCGGTACTCTGTGCCCCAGCGAATGGGATGCGGCTACAGTATTGGCGGGACAAAATTTCTCCAGCGGTCGGGCCATTATTACCAATGTGCCCTCAACTAATCCTGCACAAGGGCATGCTTTTAAATGGAGTAATTTGAACGCTACGCAACAAGCATCGCTGCAAAATGCCATGCCAAGTGGAGCGGATGGTGCGGCTTATGGTGAAGCTATAGTCAATTACCTCAGAGGTGATAGAAGTAACGAGGATGGCAAGGCGGGAACCTATAAATTCCGCCTGCGAAGCACTCCCCTGGGTGATATTGTTCATTCCTCGCCACAATATGTACAAGCGCCAATAAATTCGTACCCTAATGCTGTTGCTAGCAAAGACTATAGTAGCTTCCGTGCAGCCAATCTCGATCGTCAGGCGGTTGTTTATGCGGGTGCCAATGACGGCATGATGCACGCTTTTAATGCCGATACCGGCGAAGAGTTAATGGCATTTATTCCTAATGGAGCCTATAACAAACTGGGTAAGTTGGCAGAGACGGACTATTCCCATGAGTATCTGGTTGACGGTTCGCCGACGGTTGTTGATGTGTATTTTAATTCGAAAAATTCGTGGAAGACCGTATTGGCTGCCGGTATGGGGGGGGGAGGTCGTTCAGTTTTTGCACTAGATGTTACTGACCCCACAAAGTTCAGTGAGGCCAATGCCGATAGCCTCTTCTTATGGGAATATTCTAACGATGATTTAGGGTATACCTACAGCGACCCCCAACTTGTTAAGCTTAATAATGGTCAGTGGGGAGCGGTTTTCGGAAATGGTTATAATTCCGATAACCAGAAAGCCATGCTGTTTATTATTAATATCGAGACAGGTGTAAAAATTGCAATCATTGATACCAGCAATGATGGTGATACCAACAGTTCGCCTAATGGATTATCTACACCCAATGTGGTAGATGTTGATGGGGATTCTGTTGCGGATTATGTCTACGCTGGCGACCTTCAGGGCAATATGTGGAAGTTCGATCTGACCGATAAAGATGAGAAAAAGTGGAAAGTCGCGATCACAGAAGGCGGTAAAAAAGCCCCCCTCTTCCAAGCCATAAATGAAAAAGATGAACCACGACCCATTATGGCGCAGCCTGTGGTTAATACGCATCCTTTAGGTCGACAATTTGGTTATATGGTGTATTTCGGCACGGGTAAATATATTGGTAGAGAGGATGCTATAGGAGGAAGCTCACAACCCCTTGAGGATTTTTACGGGATTGCTGACCGCAAGGCGTCGGGCAGTTTCGTGCATGAAAAAATCGAAAAATCAGAGTTGCTGCAACAGTTTCTCGTTGAAGAGGCCAAGAACGATTTTTACAGCGTCACCGTTAAGCGAGATAGCAGTAATAAGGTGATTGAAACGCCAGGAAAAGATTCTGATGGTAATGACGTAGTCTTCGTTGATGTCTACAACAAAGATACGAAAGGCTATGACAGAAAGTCAAAAACGGAACTTGTTCAGGAGGGAGTGCTGTACGAAGAGTGGTATCGCCACAGCACACAGAAACAGATCAATTTTTATGCGACAAACGGGTTGGCTCAGGATAAGGGTTGGTTTATGACTCTCTGTGCGATACCTGATTTGGGACCGGGCGGCGATGCCAACTGTTTTAAAAGTACAACTAAAGATGCGGAGCTAAAGTCGAGCTATAACAATCAGTCAGAGAAACAGACAGTAAGAGCCTCCTTTTTTGACGGTGTGATCACCTTCAATACCGCGATTCCATCATCCGATGAGTGCAGTGGCGGCGGCGATGGCTGGATTATGAAAGTGAATGCCACGAATGGCGCTCAATTGAATCAGTCCCCTTATGATTTTAACCGTGATGGCCTATTTGATAGCAAAGACTTGATTGGGTTGAATGCAGCCTCTGGAGCCAAAATTGATGGAATTCCAACATCCTCGACGCGTATCGGTGAGCATGAATTGACAGTAAGCTCCGATGCACAAGAAGGGATTGATGTGAAAAAAACCAATGTAACATCCACCCCGTTGGGTCGGTATAAATGGCGCCGGTTACTGGAAGAGTAA